The following coding sequences lie in one Arachis ipaensis cultivar K30076 chromosome B05, Araip1.1, whole genome shotgun sequence genomic window:
- the LOC107643487 gene encoding metalloendoproteinase 1, with the protein MKPYLLSLLLIFVILDTVPTISSSLTFEFKPLPLKTNNPKLTKNIQKALDKSLSGFPKSVINKVLNKELLRTYIINYFKNTDKKGNLKTRRPPSNFTKVREEWHKLMPKSSQINKVEIDGLKTVKEYLSRYGYMPRSKSFTNVLDRRTESAIEDYQKFFNLKASGTLDDKETVKQMSLLRCGVPDVNSFQLSETLLWPLGTGWFPKHRTELTYGFYPASKFSPKAIKVFRDSFKRWSLPLRGFINFTEAKAFDKANIQIGYAAMNELFGVEAVGAAFMVKQSNYHRIFMLIDSSKYWAYPDDNLADTPLWKLGVVDLETVAMHQIGHVLGLNHSSHKESVMYPSILPDQQRKVDLSKDDKEQIRKAFYIVP; encoded by the coding sequence ATGAAACCATATCTTCTCTCCCTGTTACTTATCTTTGTCATTCTCGACACAGTCCCAACAATCTCATCATCGCTAACATTCGAATTTAAGCCACTACCACTAAAGACCAATAACCCAAAACTAACAAAAAACATCCAAAAGGCACTAGATAAATCTTTATCCGGTTTCCCAAAAAGTGTTATTAACAAAGTCCTCAATAAAGAATTATTGAGGACCTACATTATTAACTATTTCAAGAATACAGATAAAAAGGGAAATTTAAAAACCCGACGACCTCCTAGCAATTTTACAAAAGTTCGTGAAGAGTGGCACAAATTAATGCCAAAGAGTAGTCAAATTAATAAAGTGGAAATCGACGGCCTCAAGACGGTGAAAGAGTATTTGTCCAGATACGGATACATGCCGCGCTCCAAATCATTCACCAACGTCCTCGACCGCCGCACGGAATCAGCTATCGAGGACTACCAGAAGTTCTTCAATCTGAAAGCTAGCGGAACCTTAGACGACAAAGAAACTGTTAAACAGATGTCCCTGCTACGGTGCGGTGTACCGGACGTGAATTCCTTCCAACTCTCCGAAACCTTGTTATGGCCTCTTGGCACGGGTTGGTTCCCCAAGCACCGCACGGAGCTCACCTATGGATTTTACCCGGCGAGCAAGTTCTCGCCGAAGGCGATCAAGGTGTTCAGAGATTCGTTCAAGCGGTGGTCGCTTCCCTTACGGGGGTTCATCAACTTCACGGAGGCGAAGGCTTTCGATAAGGCGAACATCCAGATTGGCTATGCCGCCATGAACGAACTATTTGGAGTGGAAGCGGTGGGGGCCGCATTTATGGTAAAGCAGTCCAATTATCATCGTATATTCATGCTTATTGATAGCTCCAAGTACTGGGCGTATCCCGACGACAACTTGGCTGACACACCGCTGTGGAAATTAGGGGTGGTTGACTTGGAGACGGTGGCGATGCACCAGATTGGTCACGTTCTGGGGCTTAACCACTCGTCTCACAAGGAATCCGTTATGTATCCTTCCATTTTGCCGGACCAGCAAAGGAAGGTGGACCTTTCAAAGGACGATAAAGAGCAGATCCGTAAAGCTTTCTACATTGTGCCCTAA